A single genomic interval of Festucalex cinctus isolate MCC-2025b chromosome 16, RoL_Fcin_1.0, whole genome shotgun sequence harbors:
- the LOC144003685 gene encoding insulin receptor substrate 1-B isoform X2, producing the protein MPEIMFKTQSKLALFFLSFFSLKRTACQLHAFVHGKNPSDKGAAGDYGIPNPGPAFKEVWQVKVWPKGLGQAKNLVGIYRLCLTDKTINFVKLNSDAAAVVLQLMNVRRCGHSENFFFVEVGRSAVTGPGEFWMQVDDSVVAQNMHETLLEAMKALSEEFRQRSKSQSNSGPGGGATASNPISVPTRRHHSNPPPSQVGFTRRPRTEPPGGANGGTGVSSASASPTPRHGFPRSRTASDGSKVEEGLAGVSSSSPSANGSCSTTPILRSKSTRSVPTSTAKTPLGLMRSISTPAPSPAPSLSSSSGHGSEFGCVASCAASGAGTGPYSRVPMHCASVSGSPSDYGSSDEYGSSPGEQTLLVSPSLPGSSVGSVGSQSLGEEGANYILMGQHSGGNSGSNQSSVTSSSLPAPGAPVSGSQAQTRRVLRRSSSRESEAERRLLSKRASLPPMALERLVPCQHRGEEPAEEDSADYAVMSRSTSRESFSSTSSTTQREFLMGTGSGGGAGGYLDVSGEFKGETGAGSGGDVDLGVDNGYMSMLPGVTQPPVSLSQSLAVSVPDSEPKPADDYMAMTPNSSVSPPQQIRPPPTSDGYMIMSPNSSCSPDQRGGLSSGAWLGNGSADSRAGSDYMNMSPISARSVNGSPPPSEHSHSETSSQQQAPKMVYSYYSLPRSYKHNPSSRHFDDGTGRGRRPNGSGGRGVGGGRTISGRQEQTAASSSMTGRHLSLSSSSYSSSSASSESLGESEERATSAISGGSKDGAKIQQRRGSGGLPKHGVHYRSRPVSLFVDVSKANTLPRVRENPLPPEPKSPGEYVSIEFKGENSNSPGVAGGRGRGLRHGSSNPHSTNNQHPQHRPVSCLGNFIPISHSPSTPITPPAASEYVNMDLGPSPSPSPHTPLVFPPFHTPPTPPTLALASKVPDAEPSVPREEVAAITEAPLRKIREIVPESESPTSCGDYTVMAFGLNNNTAPRSSSSVSPKAPSPTRTEPSVTSRGLDFPLAKSGPNPDQGAKVIRADPQGRRRHCSESFLASSSLSSPCSTSSSSTASLFPEQAGSRRQGFESTPWRNCAVPDTNTQSPILGQQQPVANQTPTAEQGLNYIDLDLANKENPHLGLDGPLGSQASARLFSVLGASSGAGGVTAAAVGSSSGSSVNMYASIDFYKSEELRTHQNGNKEGTEC; encoded by the exons ATGCCAGAAATCATGTTCAAGACCCAGTCCAAGTTagctcttttctttctttcttttttttctctcaagagAACAGCATGTCAATTACACGCTTTCGTACACG GTAAGAACCCGTCTGACAAAGGAGCTGCTGGGGACTACGGGATCCCCAACCCTGGGCCGGCCTTCAAAGAGGTTTGGCAGGTGAAAGTGTGGCCCAAAGGTCTGGGCCAGGCCAAAAACCTGGTGGGCATCTACCGTCTCTGCCTGACTGACAAGACCATCAACTTCGTCAAGCTCAACTCGGATGCGGCTGCCGTCGTACTGCAGCTCATGAATGTCCGGCGCTGCGGGCATTCCGAAAATTTCTTTTTCGTCGAGGTTGGCCGCTCTGCTGTGACAGGCCCGGGCGAGTTCTGGATGCAG GTGGATGATTCCGTGGTTGCCCAGAACATGCATGAAACATTGCTGGAGGCTATGAAGGCACTCAGCGAGGAGTTTCGCCAGCGAAGTAAATCTCAGTCAAACTCGGGTCCAGGAGGAGGTGCAACCGCCTCCAACCCAATCAGTGTTCCCACACGGCGCCACCACTCGAACCCTCCGCCCAGCCAGGTGGGCTTCACCCGCCGACCCAGAACCGAGCCTCCCGGTGGCGCTAATGGAGGAACGGGGGTTAGCAGTGCCAGCGCTTCTCCCACCCCTCGACACGGCTTTCCAAGGTCTCGCACTGCCAGTGATGGCAGCAAAGTTGAGGAGGGCCTAGCGGGAGTCTCCAGCTCCAGTCCCTCAGCAAACGGTTCATGTTCCACCACACCGATCCTCAGGTCAAAGTCGACTCGCTCGGTCCCCACCTCAACCGCTAAAACACCTCTCGGCCTTATGCGATCCATTTCCACGCCTGCGCCCTCCCCGGCCCCAAGCTTGTCCTCCAGCTCTGGGCACGGATCGGAATTTGGGTGCGTAGCGTCTTGTGCTGCTTCTGGGGCAGGGACTGGCCCCTACAGTCGTGTCCCGATGCATTGCGCCTCAGTCTCAGGTTCACCCAGTGACTACGGCTCCTCAGACGAATATGGCTCTAGTCCGGGGGAACAAACTCTGCTAGTCTCCCCTAGCCTGCCTGGAAGTTCGGTTGGTAGTGTTGGCAGCCAGTCCCTTGGCGAGGAGGGAgctaattacattttaatgggCCAGCATAGCGGTGGCAATAGCGGCAGCAATCAAAGCAGCGTGACGTCCAGCTCCTTGCCAGCACCTGGCGCACCAGTCAGTGGCTCCCAAGCCCAGACAAGGAGAGTGCTTCGCCGTTCCTCGAGCCGGGAATCTGAAGCGGAACGTAGGTTGCTAAGCAAGCGTGCCTCCTTGCCTCCTATGGCCTTGGAGAGGCTTGTCCCGTGTCAGCACAGAGGTGAGGAGCCGGCAGAGGAAGACTCGGCTGACTATGCCGTTATGTCAAGGAGCACCAGCCGCGAGTCATTTTCATCCACGTCCTCCACCACGCAGAGGGAATTTCTCATGGGTACTGGGTCAGGAGGAGGAGCAGGGGGTTACTTGGATGTTTCAGGAGAGTTCAAAGGTGAAACAGGTGCAGGATCAGGTGGCGATGTAGATTTAGGAGTGGATAACGGCTACATGTCCATGTTGCCCGGAGTCACTCAGCCTCCGGTGTCCCTCTCCCAATCATTGGCCGTTTCTGTCCCGGACTCGGAGCCTAAACCTGCAGACGATTATATGGCCATGACCCCTAACAGCAGTGTGTCCCCTCCACAACAAATCCGACCTCCACCCACCTCTGATGGCTATATGATCATGTCTCCCAATAGCAGCTGCTCGCCTGATCAACGTGGCGGTCTCTCTTCAGGGGCTTGGTTGGGCAATGGCAGTGCAGACAGCAGGGCGGGCAGTGACTACATGAACATGTCGCCTATCAGTGCTCGCTCTGTAAATGGGAGCCCCCCTCCTTCAGAACACAGTCATTCGGAGACCAGTTCTCAACAGCAAGCCCCCAAGATGGTGTACTCTTACTATTCCCTCCCCCGGTCTTACAAACACAATCCCTCTTCCAGACATTTTGACGACGGAACGGGTCGCGGCAGAAGGCCGAACGGGAGCGGTGGTAGGGGTGTGGGTGGAGGTAGAACGATAAGCGGCCGTCAGGAGCAAACGGCCGCGAGCAGCTCAATGACGGGGCGGCACCTGTcgctttcctcttcttcttACTCGTCCAGCTCAGCCAGCAGCGAGAGCCTCGGAGAAAGTGAGGAAAGAGCAACAAGCGCCATCAGTGGGGGGTCCAAAGATGGAGCTAAGATTCAGCAGCGACGAGGCTCCGGTGGATTGCCAAAACACGGTGTCCATTATCGAAGCAGACCTGTAAGCTTGTTTGTTGACGTATCCAAGGCCAACACGCTTCCCAGGGTCCGTGAGAACCCCTTGCCCCCAGAACCTAAGAGCCCCGGCGAGTATGTCAGTATCGAGTTCAAGGGGGAGAACAGCAACTCGCCTGGAGTTGCAGGAGGGCGTGGCCGAGGCCTCAGGCATGGGTCCTCAAACCCTCATAGTACAAACAACCAGCATCCTCAACACAGGCCTGTGTCTTGCCTCGGGAATTTTATCCCCATATCCCACAGCCCATCTACCCCCATTACCCCTCCAGCTGCTTCTGAATATGTTAACATGGACCTGGGCCCTTCTCCATCTCCCTCTCCTCATACCCCGCTCGTGTTCCCTCCTTTCCACACCCCTCCGACACCTCCAACTCTAGCACTTGCTTCCAAAGTCCCGGATGCCGAACCAAGTGTCCCTCGTGAAGAGGTGGCAGCCATTACCGAGGCACCGCTAAGGAAAATCCGAGAGATCGTCCCAGAGTCGGAATCGCCCACATCATGCGGGGACTACACAGTGATGGCCTTCGGCCTGAATAACAACACTGCTCCCAGGTCATCCTCCAGTGTCTCACCCAAAGCTCCTTCCCCTACCAGGACTGAACCCTCCGTTACATCACGGGGTCTAGACTTTCCTTTAGCTAAATCTGGACCCAACCCGGACCAGGGAGCTAAAGTTATCCGTGCCGACCCCCAAGGACGTAGACGACATTGCTCCGAAAGCTTCCTCGCTTCATCGTCCCTCTCCAGCCCTTGTTCAACCTCCTCTTCGTCCACAGCCTCACTCTTCCCAGAACAAGCCGGGAGCCGCCGACAGGGCTTTGAAAGCACGCCGTGGCGCAATTGTGCCGTCCCAGATACCAACACTCAGTCACCGATCCTGGGACAGCAGCAGCCCGTTGCCAATCAAACACCCACCGCAGAGCAAGGCCTTAACTACATAGACTTGGATCTGGCCAACAAGGAGAACCCCCATTTAGGTCTGGATGGGCCCCTGGGGAGCCAGGCATCTGCGCGCCTCTTTTCGGTGCTGGGTGCGAGTTCTGGGGCCGGAGGAGTGACTGCAGCAGCGGTCGGCAGCAGCAGCGGCTCCAGCGTCAACATGTACGCCAGCATTGACTTCTACAAGTCAGAGGAGCTGCGGACACATCAGAACGGAAATAAGGAGGGAACAG
- the LOC144003685 gene encoding insulin receptor substrate 1-B isoform X3: MLTLLFYLVENLKSCGTADKTKPGKNPSDKGAAGDYGIPNPGPAFKEVWQVKVWPKGLGQAKNLVGIYRLCLTDKTINFVKLNSDAAAVVLQLMNVRRCGHSENFFFVEVGRSAVTGPGEFWMQVDDSVVAQNMHETLLEAMKALSEEFRQRSKSQSNSGPGGGATASNPISVPTRRHHSNPPPSQVGFTRRPRTEPPGGANGGTGVSSASASPTPRHGFPRSRTASDGSKVEEGLAGVSSSSPSANGSCSTTPILRSKSTRSVPTSTAKTPLGLMRSISTPAPSPAPSLSSSSGHGSEFGCVASCAASGAGTGPYSRVPMHCASVSGSPSDYGSSDEYGSSPGEQTLLVSPSLPGSSVGSVGSQSLGEEGANYILMGQHSGGNSGSNQSSVTSSSLPAPGAPVSGSQAQTRRVLRRSSSRESEAERRLLSKRASLPPMALERLVPCQHRGEEPAEEDSADYAVMSRSTSRESFSSTSSTTQREFLMGTGSGGGAGGYLDVSGEFKGETGAGSGGDVDLGVDNGYMSMLPGVTQPPVSLSQSLAVSVPDSEPKPADDYMAMTPNSSVSPPQQIRPPPTSDGYMIMSPNSSCSPDQRGGLSSGAWLGNGSADSRAGSDYMNMSPISARSVNGSPPPSEHSHSETSSQQQAPKMVYSYYSLPRSYKHNPSSRHFDDGTGRGRRPNGSGGRGVGGGRTISGRQEQTAASSSMTGRHLSLSSSSYSSSSASSESLGESEERATSAISGGSKDGAKIQQRRGSGGLPKHGVHYRSRPVSLFVDVSKANTLPRVRENPLPPEPKSPGEYVSIEFKGENSNSPGVAGGRGRGLRHGSSNPHSTNNQHPQHRPVSCLGNFIPISHSPSTPITPPAASEYVNMDLGPSPSPSPHTPLVFPPFHTPPTPPTLALASKVPDAEPSVPREEVAAITEAPLRKIREIVPESESPTSCGDYTVMAFGLNNNTAPRSSSSVSPKAPSPTRTEPSVTSRGLDFPLAKSGPNPDQGAKVIRADPQGRRRHCSESFLASSSLSSPCSTSSSSTASLFPEQAGSRRQGFESTPWRNCAVPDTNTQSPILGQQQPVANQTPTAEQGLNYIDLDLANKENPHLGLDGPLGSQASARLFSVLGASSGAGGVTAAAVGSSSGSSVNMYASIDFYKSEELRTHQNGNKEGTEC, translated from the exons ATGCTCACTTTGCTCTTTTATCTTGTTGAAAATCTGAAAAGCTGCGGCACAGCAGATAAAACCAAACCTG GTAAGAACCCGTCTGACAAAGGAGCTGCTGGGGACTACGGGATCCCCAACCCTGGGCCGGCCTTCAAAGAGGTTTGGCAGGTGAAAGTGTGGCCCAAAGGTCTGGGCCAGGCCAAAAACCTGGTGGGCATCTACCGTCTCTGCCTGACTGACAAGACCATCAACTTCGTCAAGCTCAACTCGGATGCGGCTGCCGTCGTACTGCAGCTCATGAATGTCCGGCGCTGCGGGCATTCCGAAAATTTCTTTTTCGTCGAGGTTGGCCGCTCTGCTGTGACAGGCCCGGGCGAGTTCTGGATGCAG GTGGATGATTCCGTGGTTGCCCAGAACATGCATGAAACATTGCTGGAGGCTATGAAGGCACTCAGCGAGGAGTTTCGCCAGCGAAGTAAATCTCAGTCAAACTCGGGTCCAGGAGGAGGTGCAACCGCCTCCAACCCAATCAGTGTTCCCACACGGCGCCACCACTCGAACCCTCCGCCCAGCCAGGTGGGCTTCACCCGCCGACCCAGAACCGAGCCTCCCGGTGGCGCTAATGGAGGAACGGGGGTTAGCAGTGCCAGCGCTTCTCCCACCCCTCGACACGGCTTTCCAAGGTCTCGCACTGCCAGTGATGGCAGCAAAGTTGAGGAGGGCCTAGCGGGAGTCTCCAGCTCCAGTCCCTCAGCAAACGGTTCATGTTCCACCACACCGATCCTCAGGTCAAAGTCGACTCGCTCGGTCCCCACCTCAACCGCTAAAACACCTCTCGGCCTTATGCGATCCATTTCCACGCCTGCGCCCTCCCCGGCCCCAAGCTTGTCCTCCAGCTCTGGGCACGGATCGGAATTTGGGTGCGTAGCGTCTTGTGCTGCTTCTGGGGCAGGGACTGGCCCCTACAGTCGTGTCCCGATGCATTGCGCCTCAGTCTCAGGTTCACCCAGTGACTACGGCTCCTCAGACGAATATGGCTCTAGTCCGGGGGAACAAACTCTGCTAGTCTCCCCTAGCCTGCCTGGAAGTTCGGTTGGTAGTGTTGGCAGCCAGTCCCTTGGCGAGGAGGGAgctaattacattttaatgggCCAGCATAGCGGTGGCAATAGCGGCAGCAATCAAAGCAGCGTGACGTCCAGCTCCTTGCCAGCACCTGGCGCACCAGTCAGTGGCTCCCAAGCCCAGACAAGGAGAGTGCTTCGCCGTTCCTCGAGCCGGGAATCTGAAGCGGAACGTAGGTTGCTAAGCAAGCGTGCCTCCTTGCCTCCTATGGCCTTGGAGAGGCTTGTCCCGTGTCAGCACAGAGGTGAGGAGCCGGCAGAGGAAGACTCGGCTGACTATGCCGTTATGTCAAGGAGCACCAGCCGCGAGTCATTTTCATCCACGTCCTCCACCACGCAGAGGGAATTTCTCATGGGTACTGGGTCAGGAGGAGGAGCAGGGGGTTACTTGGATGTTTCAGGAGAGTTCAAAGGTGAAACAGGTGCAGGATCAGGTGGCGATGTAGATTTAGGAGTGGATAACGGCTACATGTCCATGTTGCCCGGAGTCACTCAGCCTCCGGTGTCCCTCTCCCAATCATTGGCCGTTTCTGTCCCGGACTCGGAGCCTAAACCTGCAGACGATTATATGGCCATGACCCCTAACAGCAGTGTGTCCCCTCCACAACAAATCCGACCTCCACCCACCTCTGATGGCTATATGATCATGTCTCCCAATAGCAGCTGCTCGCCTGATCAACGTGGCGGTCTCTCTTCAGGGGCTTGGTTGGGCAATGGCAGTGCAGACAGCAGGGCGGGCAGTGACTACATGAACATGTCGCCTATCAGTGCTCGCTCTGTAAATGGGAGCCCCCCTCCTTCAGAACACAGTCATTCGGAGACCAGTTCTCAACAGCAAGCCCCCAAGATGGTGTACTCTTACTATTCCCTCCCCCGGTCTTACAAACACAATCCCTCTTCCAGACATTTTGACGACGGAACGGGTCGCGGCAGAAGGCCGAACGGGAGCGGTGGTAGGGGTGTGGGTGGAGGTAGAACGATAAGCGGCCGTCAGGAGCAAACGGCCGCGAGCAGCTCAATGACGGGGCGGCACCTGTcgctttcctcttcttcttACTCGTCCAGCTCAGCCAGCAGCGAGAGCCTCGGAGAAAGTGAGGAAAGAGCAACAAGCGCCATCAGTGGGGGGTCCAAAGATGGAGCTAAGATTCAGCAGCGACGAGGCTCCGGTGGATTGCCAAAACACGGTGTCCATTATCGAAGCAGACCTGTAAGCTTGTTTGTTGACGTATCCAAGGCCAACACGCTTCCCAGGGTCCGTGAGAACCCCTTGCCCCCAGAACCTAAGAGCCCCGGCGAGTATGTCAGTATCGAGTTCAAGGGGGAGAACAGCAACTCGCCTGGAGTTGCAGGAGGGCGTGGCCGAGGCCTCAGGCATGGGTCCTCAAACCCTCATAGTACAAACAACCAGCATCCTCAACACAGGCCTGTGTCTTGCCTCGGGAATTTTATCCCCATATCCCACAGCCCATCTACCCCCATTACCCCTCCAGCTGCTTCTGAATATGTTAACATGGACCTGGGCCCTTCTCCATCTCCCTCTCCTCATACCCCGCTCGTGTTCCCTCCTTTCCACACCCCTCCGACACCTCCAACTCTAGCACTTGCTTCCAAAGTCCCGGATGCCGAACCAAGTGTCCCTCGTGAAGAGGTGGCAGCCATTACCGAGGCACCGCTAAGGAAAATCCGAGAGATCGTCCCAGAGTCGGAATCGCCCACATCATGCGGGGACTACACAGTGATGGCCTTCGGCCTGAATAACAACACTGCTCCCAGGTCATCCTCCAGTGTCTCACCCAAAGCTCCTTCCCCTACCAGGACTGAACCCTCCGTTACATCACGGGGTCTAGACTTTCCTTTAGCTAAATCTGGACCCAACCCGGACCAGGGAGCTAAAGTTATCCGTGCCGACCCCCAAGGACGTAGACGACATTGCTCCGAAAGCTTCCTCGCTTCATCGTCCCTCTCCAGCCCTTGTTCAACCTCCTCTTCGTCCACAGCCTCACTCTTCCCAGAACAAGCCGGGAGCCGCCGACAGGGCTTTGAAAGCACGCCGTGGCGCAATTGTGCCGTCCCAGATACCAACACTCAGTCACCGATCCTGGGACAGCAGCAGCCCGTTGCCAATCAAACACCCACCGCAGAGCAAGGCCTTAACTACATAGACTTGGATCTGGCCAACAAGGAGAACCCCCATTTAGGTCTGGATGGGCCCCTGGGGAGCCAGGCATCTGCGCGCCTCTTTTCGGTGCTGGGTGCGAGTTCTGGGGCCGGAGGAGTGACTGCAGCAGCGGTCGGCAGCAGCAGCGGCTCCAGCGTCAACATGTACGCCAGCATTGACTTCTACAAGTCAGAGGAGCTGCGGACACATCAGAACGGAAATAAGGAGGGAACAG
- the LOC144003685 gene encoding insulin receptor substrate 1-B isoform X1 produces the protein MSSPRGHDASPACGAPVARDAMQESGEDVRKSGYLRKHKSMHRRYFVLRSGSERGAARLEYYESEKKFRGKAPVPKKALLLETCFNINKRADSKNKHMIVLYTRAESFAVAAESEADQDGWYQAMVDLQCKSKNPSDKGAAGDYGIPNPGPAFKEVWQVKVWPKGLGQAKNLVGIYRLCLTDKTINFVKLNSDAAAVVLQLMNVRRCGHSENFFFVEVGRSAVTGPGEFWMQVDDSVVAQNMHETLLEAMKALSEEFRQRSKSQSNSGPGGGATASNPISVPTRRHHSNPPPSQVGFTRRPRTEPPGGANGGTGVSSASASPTPRHGFPRSRTASDGSKVEEGLAGVSSSSPSANGSCSTTPILRSKSTRSVPTSTAKTPLGLMRSISTPAPSPAPSLSSSSGHGSEFGCVASCAASGAGTGPYSRVPMHCASVSGSPSDYGSSDEYGSSPGEQTLLVSPSLPGSSVGSVGSQSLGEEGANYILMGQHSGGNSGSNQSSVTSSSLPAPGAPVSGSQAQTRRVLRRSSSRESEAERRLLSKRASLPPMALERLVPCQHRGEEPAEEDSADYAVMSRSTSRESFSSTSSTTQREFLMGTGSGGGAGGYLDVSGEFKGETGAGSGGDVDLGVDNGYMSMLPGVTQPPVSLSQSLAVSVPDSEPKPADDYMAMTPNSSVSPPQQIRPPPTSDGYMIMSPNSSCSPDQRGGLSSGAWLGNGSADSRAGSDYMNMSPISARSVNGSPPPSEHSHSETSSQQQAPKMVYSYYSLPRSYKHNPSSRHFDDGTGRGRRPNGSGGRGVGGGRTISGRQEQTAASSSMTGRHLSLSSSSYSSSSASSESLGESEERATSAISGGSKDGAKIQQRRGSGGLPKHGVHYRSRPVSLFVDVSKANTLPRVRENPLPPEPKSPGEYVSIEFKGENSNSPGVAGGRGRGLRHGSSNPHSTNNQHPQHRPVSCLGNFIPISHSPSTPITPPAASEYVNMDLGPSPSPSPHTPLVFPPFHTPPTPPTLALASKVPDAEPSVPREEVAAITEAPLRKIREIVPESESPTSCGDYTVMAFGLNNNTAPRSSSSVSPKAPSPTRTEPSVTSRGLDFPLAKSGPNPDQGAKVIRADPQGRRRHCSESFLASSSLSSPCSTSSSSTASLFPEQAGSRRQGFESTPWRNCAVPDTNTQSPILGQQQPVANQTPTAEQGLNYIDLDLANKENPHLGLDGPLGSQASARLFSVLGASSGAGGVTAAAVGSSSGSSVNMYASIDFYKSEELRTHQNGNKEGTEC, from the exons ATGAGCTCGCCGCGAGGACACGACGCGTCGCCCGCCTGCGGGGCGCCGGTGGCGCGGGACGCCATGCAGGAGAGCGGCGAGGACGTCCGCAAGAGCGGATACCTCCGCAAGCACAAGTCCATGCACCGGCGCTACTTCGTGCTGCGCTCGGGCTCGGAGCGCGGCGCTGCCCGACTCGAGTACTACGAGAGCGAGAAGAAATTTCGCGGCAAGGCCCCCGTGCCGAAGAAGGCGCTGCTGCTGGAAACCTGCTTCAACATCAACAAGCGGGCCGACTCGAAAAACAAGCACATGATCGTGCTGTACACGCGGGCCGAGAGCTTCGCCGTCGCCGCCGAGAGCGAAGCGGACCAGGACGGCTGGTACCAGGCCATGGTGGACCTGCAGTGCAAAA GTAAGAACCCGTCTGACAAAGGAGCTGCTGGGGACTACGGGATCCCCAACCCTGGGCCGGCCTTCAAAGAGGTTTGGCAGGTGAAAGTGTGGCCCAAAGGTCTGGGCCAGGCCAAAAACCTGGTGGGCATCTACCGTCTCTGCCTGACTGACAAGACCATCAACTTCGTCAAGCTCAACTCGGATGCGGCTGCCGTCGTACTGCAGCTCATGAATGTCCGGCGCTGCGGGCATTCCGAAAATTTCTTTTTCGTCGAGGTTGGCCGCTCTGCTGTGACAGGCCCGGGCGAGTTCTGGATGCAG GTGGATGATTCCGTGGTTGCCCAGAACATGCATGAAACATTGCTGGAGGCTATGAAGGCACTCAGCGAGGAGTTTCGCCAGCGAAGTAAATCTCAGTCAAACTCGGGTCCAGGAGGAGGTGCAACCGCCTCCAACCCAATCAGTGTTCCCACACGGCGCCACCACTCGAACCCTCCGCCCAGCCAGGTGGGCTTCACCCGCCGACCCAGAACCGAGCCTCCCGGTGGCGCTAATGGAGGAACGGGGGTTAGCAGTGCCAGCGCTTCTCCCACCCCTCGACACGGCTTTCCAAGGTCTCGCACTGCCAGTGATGGCAGCAAAGTTGAGGAGGGCCTAGCGGGAGTCTCCAGCTCCAGTCCCTCAGCAAACGGTTCATGTTCCACCACACCGATCCTCAGGTCAAAGTCGACTCGCTCGGTCCCCACCTCAACCGCTAAAACACCTCTCGGCCTTATGCGATCCATTTCCACGCCTGCGCCCTCCCCGGCCCCAAGCTTGTCCTCCAGCTCTGGGCACGGATCGGAATTTGGGTGCGTAGCGTCTTGTGCTGCTTCTGGGGCAGGGACTGGCCCCTACAGTCGTGTCCCGATGCATTGCGCCTCAGTCTCAGGTTCACCCAGTGACTACGGCTCCTCAGACGAATATGGCTCTAGTCCGGGGGAACAAACTCTGCTAGTCTCCCCTAGCCTGCCTGGAAGTTCGGTTGGTAGTGTTGGCAGCCAGTCCCTTGGCGAGGAGGGAgctaattacattttaatgggCCAGCATAGCGGTGGCAATAGCGGCAGCAATCAAAGCAGCGTGACGTCCAGCTCCTTGCCAGCACCTGGCGCACCAGTCAGTGGCTCCCAAGCCCAGACAAGGAGAGTGCTTCGCCGTTCCTCGAGCCGGGAATCTGAAGCGGAACGTAGGTTGCTAAGCAAGCGTGCCTCCTTGCCTCCTATGGCCTTGGAGAGGCTTGTCCCGTGTCAGCACAGAGGTGAGGAGCCGGCAGAGGAAGACTCGGCTGACTATGCCGTTATGTCAAGGAGCACCAGCCGCGAGTCATTTTCATCCACGTCCTCCACCACGCAGAGGGAATTTCTCATGGGTACTGGGTCAGGAGGAGGAGCAGGGGGTTACTTGGATGTTTCAGGAGAGTTCAAAGGTGAAACAGGTGCAGGATCAGGTGGCGATGTAGATTTAGGAGTGGATAACGGCTACATGTCCATGTTGCCCGGAGTCACTCAGCCTCCGGTGTCCCTCTCCCAATCATTGGCCGTTTCTGTCCCGGACTCGGAGCCTAAACCTGCAGACGATTATATGGCCATGACCCCTAACAGCAGTGTGTCCCCTCCACAACAAATCCGACCTCCACCCACCTCTGATGGCTATATGATCATGTCTCCCAATAGCAGCTGCTCGCCTGATCAACGTGGCGGTCTCTCTTCAGGGGCTTGGTTGGGCAATGGCAGTGCAGACAGCAGGGCGGGCAGTGACTACATGAACATGTCGCCTATCAGTGCTCGCTCTGTAAATGGGAGCCCCCCTCCTTCAGAACACAGTCATTCGGAGACCAGTTCTCAACAGCAAGCCCCCAAGATGGTGTACTCTTACTATTCCCTCCCCCGGTCTTACAAACACAATCCCTCTTCCAGACATTTTGACGACGGAACGGGTCGCGGCAGAAGGCCGAACGGGAGCGGTGGTAGGGGTGTGGGTGGAGGTAGAACGATAAGCGGCCGTCAGGAGCAAACGGCCGCGAGCAGCTCAATGACGGGGCGGCACCTGTcgctttcctcttcttcttACTCGTCCAGCTCAGCCAGCAGCGAGAGCCTCGGAGAAAGTGAGGAAAGAGCAACAAGCGCCATCAGTGGGGGGTCCAAAGATGGAGCTAAGATTCAGCAGCGACGAGGCTCCGGTGGATTGCCAAAACACGGTGTCCATTATCGAAGCAGACCTGTAAGCTTGTTTGTTGACGTATCCAAGGCCAACACGCTTCCCAGGGTCCGTGAGAACCCCTTGCCCCCAGAACCTAAGAGCCCCGGCGAGTATGTCAGTATCGAGTTCAAGGGGGAGAACAGCAACTCGCCTGGAGTTGCAGGAGGGCGTGGCCGAGGCCTCAGGCATGGGTCCTCAAACCCTCATAGTACAAACAACCAGCATCCTCAACACAGGCCTGTGTCTTGCCTCGGGAATTTTATCCCCATATCCCACAGCCCATCTACCCCCATTACCCCTCCAGCTGCTTCTGAATATGTTAACATGGACCTGGGCCCTTCTCCATCTCCCTCTCCTCATACCCCGCTCGTGTTCCCTCCTTTCCACACCCCTCCGACACCTCCAACTCTAGCACTTGCTTCCAAAGTCCCGGATGCCGAACCAAGTGTCCCTCGTGAAGAGGTGGCAGCCATTACCGAGGCACCGCTAAGGAAAATCCGAGAGATCGTCCCAGAGTCGGAATCGCCCACATCATGCGGGGACTACACAGTGATGGCCTTCGGCCTGAATAACAACACTGCTCCCAGGTCATCCTCCAGTGTCTCACCCAAAGCTCCTTCCCCTACCAGGACTGAACCCTCCGTTACATCACGGGGTCTAGACTTTCCTTTAGCTAAATCTGGACCCAACCCGGACCAGGGAGCTAAAGTTATCCGTGCCGACCCCCAAGGACGTAGACGACATTGCTCCGAAAGCTTCCTCGCTTCATCGTCCCTCTCCAGCCCTTGTTCAACCTCCTCTTCGTCCACAGCCTCACTCTTCCCAGAACAAGCCGGGAGCCGCCGACAGGGCTTTGAAAGCACGCCGTGGCGCAATTGTGCCGTCCCAGATACCAACACTCAGTCACCGATCCTGGGACAGCAGCAGCCCGTTGCCAATCAAACACCCACCGCAGAGCAAGGCCTTAACTACATAGACTTGGATCTGGCCAACAAGGAGAACCCCCATTTAGGTCTGGATGGGCCCCTGGGGAGCCAGGCATCTGCGCGCCTCTTTTCGGTGCTGGGTGCGAGTTCTGGGGCCGGAGGAGTGACTGCAGCAGCGGTCGGCAGCAGCAGCGGCTCCAGCGTCAACATGTACGCCAGCATTGACTTCTACAAGTCAGAGGAGCTGCGGACACATCAGAACGGAAATAAGGAGGGAACAG